A window of Bactrocera dorsalis isolate Fly_Bdor chromosome 4, ASM2337382v1, whole genome shotgun sequence genomic DNA:
GACTTTTCAGCCGAGTTTTACTTTATGTTTTGATAtgagattatacatttttatattataaaattttcgtcGTACCAACCAAAAGCTACCATTGGAGAACTTTCAGAATAAATATTCCTATGACCCAAAAGCAATCGATCAGTCGGTTGAATATCGTGGGAAAGGTGAGCCAAAGCCAAGacaccacgtcaaagcaggtcaaaaatcaagattatgtTCACAGATTTCTTTGATTTTCGAGATGTAGTGCACTgggaattccttccgaccggccaaactgtcaacaagaaatactatttgagtttTATGCTTTGATTGCGCGAAGCTATtagtaaaaagaggccggaactATGGgccgacaattcttggttttagCATCACGATAATACACCGTCGCCTACTGCATTGATTCCGCATGAGCtttatgccaaattttcaactgaATTGAATAAAAGGCCTATCGACTACACTTTAACAGCTCAGCTGTTTCGTGTTCGCTATTCGCATAATCGCTTATTAATTCTTATATTTAAATCTAAGAGAATATAGTGCGCGTTTCATACTCGCCATCTTGCGGTGAAGACCAAAAATTCAATCAGTCTAAAACTTAATCGTCTGTAGCGAATGTCAATCAGTACACTTTGAAAAGCCACAACGTTCACAACAGGTCGCTGCCTCCACTAATCGTTTTAATATTCATTTGCATTCGTGAATCAATAACAACCGAATCCAGTTTTCACAACAAATATTAACGCAGATTGGCGTCAAGCGTGCGCTTAACGCGAAATTCGACTGAAAGCGCGCAGATCCAAAATGCGTTTCATAAAACCCTGCTTGAAATTACTCATCATCTGTGTTTTATTTGTAATCATGCAATTTAGTAGTTTTGGCGAGACGGCAATTCTCATAACAAAGCCAAGGGAAAACAATACACGGCCTCCGGCAATACCGATACGACCAGCGAAGAAAAACTGATAGATAACCgatttataatagaaaaatatggatatcatacatatttagttttatatacatacatatgtgtatttataaaatgtgatttttttgtgttatgtGTGATAAAATGTCAAGTGAAACCGCGtcattttaatacaatattaaattaaaaaaaaaaacatattatatgAAGTATTATAAACTATTTTAGTATTAGCTAACTTTTTGGTAATGCAAAGGAATACTTAATTAAGTATGATATTTACAGATCTGTAAGTAATTATTGTGTGGAATAGCCTTTTCCAatgtaaaatgcaaattaaaaaaatataaaaaaatttattctaatTGGAAATTATGTACTCAATATACTTGTTTAAGCAATGTTATTGttaacatgaaaataaaaattataatttgactGATCTTGAAGATAAaaaacttcttttattttttaaattttaatactcTTTGCTTTTTACAATATTAAAGTTACTTAGCTGTGCCGCATCATTTTACAAAAGAGGAAAATAGCCGCGAAACAATTTCGTTTCACAATGTTAGTCCAACAGACAACTTGGTGAAACATGTTGGTATCCAACATACCTAGGTGGGTATGGTAAATATTCAGAACTTCAAAACTATCACATTCAGAGAAGCACCAACGCAAACAAGCGTACTATTCGtaagacccagcattcattattggatagtaTTTGACCGAATACaccacgtccagcacacagtgaagaaaatacagcAGCCATACTTAagagtgtacacaaagaccgCAGATACTCGATTCCCCGCCGTTCGGAGTAGCTCGGACTGACGTTTGGACTTgacacattttacgtcgagatcttaaatggaaaacgtacaaaatacagcttgtgcaagaactgaaggcgTTCGAACTTCCAAAGAGACATCGTATAGCTCtgtgagctcttgaaaagtccGAAGAACATCTGATGTTTTCAAGCCAAAATTTGTTCAGTAAAATTGCCACAACTGGGATGGAGAGCAGCAattcaagagttgccatttcattcagaaaaaaacgaTTTCATATGGCTTGTGGTCCGGTAGAATCATcattccatatttcttcaaacatgTTGTTGGTGAAAACGTAACCGCCAATGGCGACCTTTATCGCACcacgataaccgactatttgatgtcgaaaattgaagctcgtgatcgcGGCGACATTTTTTCGATAAGATGGcgccatttcccacacatcgcatcaatcaatggatttattaagagagcacttcggtgagcagatatttttacattttgggccggtcgattggtcatcaagatcgtgtgatatcacagcaTTCGACTTTTTTCTGCGATATTTTAAATCTAAATTCTATGCGAACAATCTCGCTTCCATTCAGGTCTTGGATCTGAAACATCACGCTTGGCATTTACCCGTAACCAGTGGAAAAggtcgaacgagtcatcgaaaataggATTCAACGGATAGATCATCTGAGTCGTAACCGCGGCCAATATTCGAAAAAGATAGTATTCAAAAATGTCAAAGTATGTTCTTACGAATGGTAATAAACATCCCCcatcaaatttgaaatttctatgttttttgtttaaaaaagtaggaaacgtCAAAATGGATCATCCTTTAGGGTTAATTAGCAATGATTCaattaacattaaatttgtttaattttatcgTACATAAATTGATTGTACCATCATTAGGCTCAATGTACGCCCAAGTGAGTGTTAGTTAAGCATTATTCAACAAGTCAGTGGATTCTatgaaattagtaaaaaattttttatctttttcagAATTTCTATTAAATTGAAACAGTGGAATTGAATAAGATATCTCAACAGATAGAGATCCGGACATTCATAAAATTAATGAAGGTGAGATCGGCAGGGTAAGTACCCCACGATGGATTTTGTATTGCTTTAAGTAACCTTACCATACAATAAATTTATGCAGCGAGAACCACGTCGCGTTGCACAGCGGTTcacttttattgctattgctaTTTCGTGATGCCTCATTGTTATTtagataaatacttttttttttttaattttacgatATATGTACCATAAATACTTGGTATAGAATTAATCGATAAGATACCTAGAGCTTTGGGAAATGCACTGTAGAATCAGCATCCCTATATATAGTTTGTCAATCCCTACTTCAGCTGAATCAGATTCGTAATTTTATTTCGAACACGTGAGGAGGATACGTggatttaagaaaaattgtatAAGATCAATGCCAATCGATGATTTGACCTTCTCCACAGCAGGCCAatacagttttatttatttactggtATTCACAATGTGTTATCAACATCGACCACCTATAAAGGGGCAAATATTTCATTCGGTCCTACTACTATACCGAATTACTTTGCTAATTGCAGAAGAAAAGGTCCTATTTTCTTACTTTGCTGAAGAACATAATTCGTTAAAAAGTTagtcatgtacatatgtatatatcaatttTGTAAACTTTTGACTTATTACTCGTCTGATGGTGAAATTGCATTAAACAGAGCTCCATTATGACGAATTGATTGTACCTAACCTTTGTTCagtatttcacaattttttggcCACCTGCTGCTTTGACCGACAAGTATTTTTCAGAGAAAAATTGGCATTGAGAACGTATTTCATTGAAATTACACTATAACTCTTACGCCTACGTTTTTAAAGTGACCACAAAAATACTGTTttgcatctctgtgacgtcattGTGGTGAATTTCGCAAAAAGATCTTAGCCTACAtctttacaagatcaaattgacgtaagaactgaagccgcttgactacTAGAATTGTCGCATTCCCGTGAATtgagctgagcaacaacttgaaaatgatcccgATTTTCATCGAataatcatcttcagcgatgaggctcttTTCCGGCTGGATGGTAGCAATCCACCAGTACtctatgagtcaccattgcatcccgaataATTGCGGTTTGTTGTGGTTTATGGGTTGGCTGCGTCTTTGGGTCATACATATTCCCTggtgatcaagaccggcacattACTgtaaatgggaatcgctaccgctcggtgataaccgaatattttttgaCCGAATTgcatgatatggacttggacaatatgtggtttcaacaggacggcgccacaagccacacagcgaatgacacaatttatttattgaaaaccaagtttggtgaaacGTGTTATCTCGGTCGCGCGATTTAACGCCGTTAGACTGCTTCCTGTGAGGCTACGTCAAGTATATGGTCTATGCCTACaacgacgattgatgaactttttacgaatatcgaacgttaAGTTTCAGCAGTaacggccgatttatgcttgaaaaccgtcgaaaactgggttcagcgtctgaacTTTTGTAAACGTGTCCATGGTAGCCGTGCAAAAAAAtggagttccatacataatgccatcgaatgtactttcaaaGGAATAAACAATTGTGCTGATATCCCCAAGCGAAAATTTTTAGcgctcttattggaaaatctgttATATTAGTAGTAGTAATCGGTCAGCGATAGAGGGCAAAGAAGTTCAGAATTGATGACAGCTAATTTTTGTTTATCTATCaaatacaaattattgaaaGTAAAAAGGTATATGAACACCAAACGACACTAATCGATTGCTTTAGCTAATTGAACGCCTTGAATgtaatttcacatacatatttacaatacgTACATATGGTTGCCTAAGTACTAGATCAGTTgagacatatttaaatttttaggcCTAGGTTGCCTCTTTCCttcacaatttaaaattatcgcAAATAGGCGTATAAAAAACTTATGATAATTAAATAGAAGTTCAAGGCATAACGTTACTACTTTTAATTGAATGTTTACCGGAAAATCTAATTTATAATGATTACAACACAGAAAAATTACAGGCAGATCATCAGCTTAGATTATATTATAggtatacataaaatattgtatatgtagatGCTTACCTCTGGTCATTATAGTCTAAATTCTCATTAATTTTCTACActtatttggatttttcaaaattgataataaacattacattttctatatttacgttaatattttataaatgcagGTGTTCATTTAAGcacaatttgtttaaataaaattagattttcTTTGTGCTTTCTCCGAGATCTATGATgcaatattgataaaaaaacaCGTTCTATCTTTCTAATATTTAATAGCAAATATGTTCTCTTGGCCTTGTAGAACAGAAAAATATGTTCTCGACATTAATGTCAACAATtctcaattaaattatttgtttaacacTCGTTTTGCTGTCCGCCAACACAAACTTAAACACAGACTTGTACTAATTTAGATGATCACTGCAGCCGGTAGGACTTTATGCAACTCTGCGAATAGTTTCCTTCTAGGTGGctacaaaattttatgttaaacaattaaaattttcttcgtgCAGCATGTTaccaaatattgtaaaaatttggtTGGTAGGTAGGAGTACTTCCCTCATAGGCTCAATTAGCTATCTCAAACCAATTGATATTTTCGTTATGCTTTTTGTGGACAGctattcaaggtttggtgcgtGATGGGTTCCTGAGTTAAAGCTGGGCATTTACACAAAAAGTGGGAACCCGTTTCCTTACTCCCTTCTTGCTTGCAGCTGCGGCAAATATTGTTATATGGAAGGCCCATTTTCATGGTATGTTCTCGTTGTTATTCAATAGAATCCGCTATACCTGGTACTTCCACTTGGAAGATGCTGCCTGAGTTCGGCAGACGGATAGAAACAGATATGGCAAGGTCATTGGAGTATACCACCTAAAATTTGTATCGATTTCAACCCCCAGGAATTTTGTAACCACGAAATGAGGGAAGATTAAATAAGGTATTTTAGTTTCACTGGACATTTTACTTGCCATTCAGAGCCACCATCCATAACAATGGCGAAGGGAGACCTTCCTGAGGATTACCCCTGCTTACGTAGCTTCTGTGTGTAATTGAGCCATTTGATGCTATGATTATTCTTTTCATAAGCACGGATCTTTTCCATCGATGACAGAGAATCGATATTCGTGCTTATTTCAATATTGTTGAAAGCTCCTTCTATGTTAAGAAAGGTAGccattttgtattatttgtgatgtagtgatttttcaattacattaATCATTTCATGTAGGGTAGTTTCGGTTGATCAACCCTTTATATAAGCATATCGTGCATTTGATAGAGTACCTCCTATTGCTCTTAAGTGTATATCCATTAGCCTACTACTTTGACTCTTTTCCAGCTTCTTGGTATGTAAAAAAGTTTGTTGATTGCCTTAACTATAATACATTTTCAAACCTTGGAACTATTTGTTCCTTTTAGCTAATTACATCCAGGTCCGCCGCTTCAGAAGATATGTAATCTTTTTCTTACTTACTATGAGTTTTGATTGTGCATTTTCATAAGTTCCTGAGGAGATCCAATCACCACCCGTCGTCTTTAGATAGGATATGTTGATATGTTCCTTAGACAATAATTTACTAGCGGATTCTTTGCAGTTTACTATTTATCAGCAGAAGGACTGCCATAAATGTGCTTTTGTTTTCCAGTTTGCTTCAAGATATCATTGTAGGATTGCCAGTCCAGATTGTCTTATAGCTAACATTGGATTTCCTCACTTGTGTTGTCAGATTCTCGAAGCCAACGTACCACCATAAAGGGGACTTTCTCTTTTTGAGGACCGTTAACGGTGCCGATTTGTTGAAAaagttagtaaaaatattttctattaattcCACGTCTTCATTTAATTCTTGAACATTGTTGATTTTATTCTTATAGATATTTgctattttctaaattttttcttgctATCTTTGTATATTCATCACATAGTGCTCTCCTAGGGTTTCGATATTGGAGGAAAGTACTGGATTTCTGGCGAATGCTAAAGAGAATCCAGCAGTGATACGACGTGGATGGTTCGTTGATTACTATCCAGTCATCAACAATCAGGCTATCCATTTCTGTTGATAGCGAAAGATCAAGGACGTCCTCCTAACCCCAGCTTGGAAAATctgttatatgtatgttatcTGTTCTTCCACCTTCACCACGGTTGTATGTGCTGTGCTATAGTTGTTACAAAGAAATACTTCTATATCTTTTTTAATGATAATGCCCTCGGTTTACCATCatttaaatatgttcaaatacatatgttgtaTCTACTGCTGTTTACCTCCTTTACCGCATTCTCTTTCACCCAGAGCTCTTGGATCAAACTCAGGGCTTTGGAACAagctgatgtcgatgcccctTTCATATAAGAGAGTTGTCAGATTGGCTGTAATACTTTTTGAGTGCTGCAGATTTATCTGCTCGCATCTAAGTTGTTCTGTCCTCTTGCTGTACTGTTATTGCCATATCCCTAGCAATTCGCCGGCCTTAGAATATCACAGTGGGATAAAGCCCCTTGTAAGAAAACagacataaaaaataaaggGAAAATAATTTACGGGTGATCTGAAGAACAGAAGAATAACGAGGTTGAATTCTTAAGATAAAACGTTTAAGTCAATTTCCATCAAAACCAcaaattcatcaaaaaaatcgtgttagaaaaaaaattgcataacttTAGGCGCTGTGTTTCGAAGCATTATATGCTACCGACTATTGTGAATGATAAAATAAACTAGTTTGACAACTTATCGTTTTACACACTTCACTGCCCTTCCCTGAACAACGCAGCTGAAAAGCTCACGCTATAATTCTTTCGGCTATGAACAGTTATTACTTGCAAAGCCGAGATTCAGTTGTTCCGCGACTTTCGCTCACATCGATTCGTGTTAAAGAAAACTTAGCAATATTTTACTTGTCAAACCTAACGaaataaaaagtatacaaacaattttataaaacaaaaacaaacaaatattacaaCACCAAAACAACATGAAGTCCGTAACTCTTGTCGCAATATTGGCATTCGCGCTCTGCTTCGCCTATGTGCATGCAGACTGTGATGATTCTGCACAGAGCAATGAAGACGGTGAAGTTAAACAGTTCTTCAAGAATTTGGGCTGCAAAATACAAAAGGGTGCCGAAAACCTGCAGGAGAACGCCAAACCATGGGCAGAAAAGATCGGTACACAAGCCAAGGAGTTCGGCAATACAGTGGCGCAAAAGTACGATGAGTTGAAGCACAAACTGACCGATGACAACAATGCAAACGGCCCGTCAACTCCCTTCCCAGTGGCAAATGCGCCAACTGAGAAGGTGCCCTTGGCACCGTTGAGTGGTGAAGCAGCCGCATCGTCTAACAATCCCGCTTTAGCTGCACCAGTACCCGCCGCTGGCAAAGGTGAACAGGCCGGCACTATTCCTATAAAGCCTTTAAGTATTGACGATCGTTTCCTCTTTCAGACTCATGAATGCCCTAGAGGTCAAGCACTTGATCACCTGCGTCAATGTCGTCCGAATGTTTAATGTATTACAAAATTTACTCGTCTCTGAATGTTCTGCAGTGTGGTGGATCATGGTAACACAGGTTGATAAATTCAAATTAGAGCATAACTTTCTATATGTTGACTCATATAAAGGATAATTCGATAATTGGCAATGTAATTAATAACGTAATCGTCTAAAAGTATCTGTGAAATTTTAAAGCCTTTGAACAAATcacaattatttaattacacatacacatacataatacatttaacaacttaacaaaataattcGTTTCATTGTCGGTGGGTTTACAGATTTACATTGattttttagctttaatttGAACTTTTCTAGTTGGTATTTTCAGTGTGCTGCGAGTTTAAAGTCGTACCTTCGAGGACGAAATACAATGGTATTTGGAAACGACTGTTGTTGAAAACAAacgaaatttcaaaatcaactAAATCGTTTTCAAATACTAGTGTAGTGTGTCTTCGAAGTGGGAGTCACGCATTCTTCAATGCACTAGGCTAGAGGCTAGATCAGttgtatttgctatttgtcaAATTTGCATTGAGTATGTTTAAAATTCAACCCGTTACCTCATATGTGGGAACTACTTAAATATGTACGATCATATAATCGACGCTAATAACTATCGAGGGAACattcaaattacaaattttttttattgtggcaaacaatgcaaaaaacaagaacaaaacgTTAACATCAGCTGCACAGAAGCTatatataatacccttcactggTGCTTTTTGAATGGCATTAAAGGCTATAAAGGAATCTGACTTTGAGCGCTCAATTAAGATGGCAGTTATATTCTATAGCGGTCCGATTGAAACACTATATGTGGAGATTGTAGCGATGCCGTGGATATTAAGGGGTTAAATGGGTTTCCACGGGAAAAACaggcatttttcaaaaattttttctcatacaaaaattcaatattttattaaaatttttatggttAAAAACATACACTATaagcaaagaaattctgaaatttttgaaaaaaatacttatgttaAACTCGGCTATTGCGACCCCTCGGAAAAACGATGCACCCATGTTGGTagctccttacaggatcatctaaaattaaaaaaacgtgttttagctaaaaccttaacttagaacttgggcgaaggaacaaaatttaaaataggttttttggcagatatttttacaaaaaaactgaaaatttctgTAACATTTtacttcttttttcaaatagttttaatcGAATAAACTCCTTAGTTCAAGTTTgcaagaattgtatctcaaagacatGAGTAAAATTTCAAGTTTGAGTAGTTCTCGAACAGTTTCgacaaaaaacgcgtttaaagactaAGCCTAGCTAGTaccgagcgcacaagttctcaaggctgtatctccgaaactatttctCGAAACAATTTGAAAGTATAGgccaatattctagaggtgttgcagaatttaataagataataaaaaagtcgatttttttaaaccctTAAAcgcatgtaaccccttaatagaAGCCACATTTCatgaaaataaacaagtttcctcatacaaagacttgagttGAATCGCTCAGTtggtatgacagttatatgcttCCTAAAATGAGGCTTCTTGGTGAGGAAAGAACGTGTATACAGAGGgatatgactaaatcgactcagctccccacactgataatttatatacatatgtatatgctttatgGGTTTcggacgtttccttttgggtacAAGCATTCTTTCAAAGTAAATCGCTATCGCAAATGGCTGGGATTTCGCCTACAAAATAATGCCaatatttataatgtaaagTTTTAAGAAATTCTGCTCTTCGCTTGCTTTACCACGATAAAAGTCGATTAAATATAGTATAGACTATCCTATAATTCTTCTACCAGTTTCTAGATTTCAGTTAGGTATTTCATTGGCACTGTTGAGGTACATTTAATAGactttttaccaattttttccgaaatattgttcatttcatctgaaatataaactttttagtATTGCAAAAAATCAGAtttaaaattcttcaaaaacttgTATTGGAACCTTTTATGagttttatatatacttgtatattatgtatGAAAGAGAGATCTAACTAGGGGTTCAATAGAGTTAAGAccgaaaaactttatttaaccCATGGTTAGATCTTTTCTTTCTATATAATTTATGAAACAGATAGAATATGAGTCAATTTTGAGGATAGAAAcataatgttttgaaaaaattaaaaaaaaaaaatattgcttaatgGAGATCGA
This region includes:
- the LOC105233146 gene encoding uncharacterized protein LOC105233146, which encodes MKSVTLVAILAFALCFAYVHADCDDSAQSNEDGEVKQFFKNLGCKIQKGAENLQENAKPWAEKIGTQAKEFGNTVAQKYDELKHKLTDDNNANGPSTPFPVANAPTEKVPLAPLSGEAAASSNNPALAAPVPAAGKDS